The genomic segment cagtgtcttttttattttactggtgAGGCAGAAGGCATAGGGAAGAGAGAGATTAAATAGTCTGCCAAAATTATATAGTGATGGAACTAACTATAAAACACAAATAGAAGGAGATCCAGGACATAAGGattgaaacacagaaagaaaataacagaagccATCAAGACATCAGACTTCTCACTAGGAGAACAGGAAAACCCTTAGGAGTTTcaggctgaagtttttctttactcattttgttttctttttaaggaaacatttattatatttaaattttgtttttaaattgctaGCATCTGCCTGTGTAAAGCCATTCTAAGGTTTTGTCATTattaaaggaaagaaggaaactcTGTAAAACAATGTGTCCATTCTGGCAGCGAAATAAGGATCTTTAGGTGTTCTATTATAAGTGAAGATCTAAGATTTTCCAAATTACAACTGAAGAGGTAACCTAGATATTAAAGTATATAATTgcgatttataaattaaatatgtgAACTTTCTTCTAGAAATGCcaacaatttaaaattatattgacaTATTTTTGTCTGAATGAGTCTGTTTCAAAATTTCAGTCTCATCAGAATTATAATCTGTGTGTATTATTTCCCAGCTCAAATAAgaccccttcttccttcccttgaGGAAGCATGGGCACATAAGATTTTTTTCCATAAGACAAGTTCCAGCAATGAGAATACAAAGATTAGTAAGACATACTCCCAGCCCTCAAGGATCTCATTGTCCAGTAAAGGgacttatatatacacaaatgtagTAGAATCTAGCCTTTACAACAGTAGAGCTAGGTACAGGGATTTCCAAATGTGGAAATGGTGAAAGGAAATTCAGGGAAGACTTTAGGAGAGAAAGATCTTAGAGAATAAATGTGAACTATAAACTGTAAGAAGGTAGTTTTCATTGCCattttcttattgagttgtaGTACAAGATTGAGTCCCAAGTCATAGTCTTATTGATTTTTAGGCTATAGtatacaaaatgtaaaactttaatGAACAACCAAGAatggtcactcatgcctgtaatcccagggctttgggaggcagaagagggaggatctcctgagcccaggggttccaggctgcagtgagccctgattgtataactgcactccagcctgggtgaaaaagctagaccctgtctccaaaaaataaaaattaaaaaatcaaagctTTAATGAACATCCTTAATTAAATATGGCAATAATATCCTTTGGTCATTGAGtaaaattgtttgtttttatatacttaaaggtgttttttttttaaattttaaaatatctgtataatttttagtttaaaaaatggaACCTTTTTCCTGTGACACGTTCGTGGCATTACCTCCAGCAACAGTCGATAACAggattatttttggaaaaaattcaGATAGACTCTGTGATGAAGTACAAGAGGTAGTTTATTTTCCTGCTGCAGTTCATAATAACCTGGGAGAACATCTTAAGGTAggtgaaataaatgttttgttaGCAATAtcataaagttatttaaaaaatatcataaaGTTATTTCTATAAATAGGAACTTGGAAGGaactataaaagttaaaattgaggaatttacatttgaaaaataaatgagtcaGAAATAAACCATAATCTTTTATTTCAGTGATTTGGAGGaagttgaaataataataaaattatccaTTCTtcgaataaatatttgaatgctCTCCATATGCAAGCATGTTAGATAGGGCAAGAGATTTAAAGTCAGCTGTCAAGACTCTGACTATTCCAGGAGCTTAGAGTCTAGTATAGGAATAAGATGTGTATGCATTATACCCCATTAtaaaactgggtggtttaaatgCTAAATTTAAGTAAGAGTAGCATGCTGTGGCAGCAGAAGAGAAGGAACATTTAATGCGGCTTGGAGTTAGCTGGAATTTGATGGACAAAAAGGATCCTGATTCTGAATTGGTATAGGTTCTTCTTGATGTAGAATAGGAAAGTCATCCCAGACTCTGGAAATGACAGTTTTATGACACATCAAAAAAGGTTTTTTAGGCCCTATGTTAACACTATCAATATACATTTTATGCAGTCACTTGGTAGTATACACATTAATTAAAGGATcctttaaaaacttattttaaaaaccaatttaaTGTGGAACTTAAAATGAGAGCTTCAAATTATGCTATTGTTGCTAATTCAtactttttagattttattttattgatattctaatattaaaacatattaaatgttAGACTGTTTTCTGTATCCTatgtcatatttttttcttttgctaagaCCACTTATTCATCTGTGATACCATTTCCACTTTATTTCTTCAGATATAAATCTAGCCTGTCCtgtaaaccagtggttctcattcttttcattgctGTGGACATACCTAATAGATGACTTCAAAATGTGATGTGAGATTCCTATGACAAAACTCTTGTATTTGAAGGCTACCAGATGGGTACTTATATCACTAATTAAGAAACACTGGATATTGAGGTTGAGAACTACTTCCTTAAGCTTCAACTCACACATCTACAAAAATGTTTCAAGATATTACGGCTAGAGACCATCTTTTTCCTGAGCTTCAGTAGCACCTTGTCTTCACTTCATGACCCTAAtactttatactttattttatcttaattaaTGTACCAGTTTTAGTTTCTCAAAAGTGAGATCTTTATCTGATTCATCTTTGTAACTACCATATCTCTTGGCAGAATGTTTTATAATAGGAaatgctcagcaaatatttgaatgaataaatactttAGGGTTATTCTGGATATGTTTTAAGGGTAATgcttttattattgaaaatttcAATTTACTTATATTTCCTTTAACTCTTTCATAACAGTCTTGTCTtctgactgatttttttaaattctggattTTGATAACTTTTCTGGTTTTGTGGTTCTtgctatgactttttttttttttttttttttttttttttttacagtgtacGTATATAGAAATTGATCAAGTTCCTGAAACGTATGCTGTTGTCCTGAGTCGCCCAGCATGGTTGTGGGGGGCAGAAATGGGAGCCAATGAGCATGGAGTTTGCATTGGGAATGAAGCTGTATGGGGAAGAGAAGAAGTTTGTGACGAAGAAGCACTATTAGGAATGGATCTTGTCAGGTTATTTTTTGTTACGTTTCATGCTATAGACCTTTTCTAATTCGTAATTTTTGTGTAACtcttacttgttttcttttcctatttttgagGGGGCTTTGATACTTTGCAGTTTGtgtcaaaatgttttaaagtaccGGCATGCAATTTCATGACTCtcagttttgtttggttttttaaattaattaatttttggttttttgagatgagatctcactgtgtcatgcaggctggagtataatggtgtaACCATGGCTCACTATGGCCTTGAAttactgagctcaagcaatcatcccacctgagtcacccaagtagcttggatcaaaggcacatgccaccacacctggctaatttttaattaaaaaaaatttttttttcagagactagggtcttgctatgttgcttacacttgtcttgaactcctggcctctagtcattctcctgcctcagctcctgagtagctggcattacaggcacaggcaccatgcccagctttcaGATATTATTATTTGGGAGAAGGGAAGAAGTAGGAAATTATGATTCATTGGAAGTGCCTAACATATTTTAATCACACCTTAactaattctcacaataacctcATGGGCTATCGTgctcattttacaaaagagataTCTGAGGTTCAGAGATGAAGTAACTTGACAGTGAATTACCAACTTCAAATTTGATAGGTTTGTTTGACTCTAGAAACTTTGTTTCCATGATTCCAAACTGACTTcagaaggaaaaattttaaagttagatGTCATTTCATCTGTTAACTTGGAAGAAATTTTACTTGGGGAAATCTAAAAAATCTCATGAGCatgaaattatttaagaaaaataatggaaatttattttaatctgagaactttatatttttgttttagactTGGCCTTGAAAGAGCTGATACAGCTGAAAAAGCCCTCAATGTCATTGTTGACTTATTAGAAAAATATGGCCAGGGTGGAAATTGCACAGAGGGTAGGATGGTATTTAGCTATCACAACAGTTTCCTAATAGCTGATAGGAATGAAGCCTGGATTCTGGAGACTGCAGGGAAGTACTGGGCAGCAGAAAAAGTACAAGGTATGGACAACTTTTTGTGATTTAACTTGTTTTTGCAATTAATAAAATATACCCTTACCTGTAGATACTGCATTTAAATGCTTCCAAGATTAATAATCTAGTATAATGAAGGGTTGAACTgtaagggaaatttaaaaatttgaaagaacaATGGAAAAAGTGCCATAAAGAGctttcttgaaaaatataaaaaggtagCATTACCTCTGGGAATATGAATTTCATATAACCTGTATATACTTTCTTTGCTGCAGCTCTTGGCCGTTTCATCGTACTTTTTCACTTTAATAATCCCGTACAATTTCTTCCCCATTAAACTTTGGGCTGCACTCCAAAATCTTATTTTAGTGTGGAGGTGAGGAAATGAGAGTGGGGTTAAAGACAGGTGTTTGTGAGTTGGTGGTTGGAAAAGCTATGTTGATACAATAGTAAAACACAGAAGTTTGATATCTttgaataaaacattatttaattgttttagaatgctttgatttttcattctcatttcctTTGTGATCATATATTCCTCTAATTTTTCAAGTGAGGAAAGCCAGAGATGTAAAGTGATTTAAGGTGGTAAATGAAAGACctagaatttaaatatttttatcttgaatCTCGTCACTAGAACATAGCCTTATGTTTAAGCATAATCATGTCCATCTTGGGTATTTAACTCCTGGACTCCTAGTTTACTAGAGAGATAAGATACACGTGTGAAAATGTTAAATGGTGCATGAATGATACAGACACATAGATGCTCTGAACATTTAGAGAACAGAAAGGTTATTATTGTGAGCTAGAGGAGTTCAGAAAGGCTTCATGAAGGTAGCCTTGAACTTTGGAGGATTTGGgtgttatttttcaaaacagaTCATTACCAGTTGTTTTGATGGACATTTTGTCTTATgttttgcatatatgtttattaatatataacatcGTAgttagaagttttctttttgtgataatTGGCTTGATAATACCATTgagcacttttattttattaaatgtactaCATGCAAGagagaaattaataaatacattttgttgaAAAAGCCCCACCTGGCCATCTAAAATGAACACCTTCATTGGGTCTCATTGTCTAGCTGTAGATTAACTTAGCCAACTGGTTTCTCTTTCTATTACTAACTAAGCCCAATAACTAAATTGTTAAATGACAGGGAATTATTTATTAGATGGaaaattattggctgggcatggtggctcatgcctataatcccagcactttgggcggctgaggcaggaggatcacttcagcccaggagtgtgagaccagcttgggcaatatagtgagacctcaattccacaaaaaatacaaaaattaactgagtgtggtgacgtgtacctatagttccagctactcaagaggctgaggtggggaggatagcttgaacccaggaggtcgaggctgcagtaagtagTGGCACAATGTAGACATTATggacatgtcacagtgctgcagagattttgtttatggccagttttggagcctgtttatggccagattttggggggcttgctcccaacagGTGTGGCTATAAAAGGGCAACATGAGGGATCCCTGTGGTGATGGAAGTATTCTTCATCTTGACTATAGCAATACCAATATTCTGGTTGTGATGTTATACTACAGTTtggcaagatgttaccattgggggaaactgggtgaagggtacacaGTATCTCTCAGTATTATTTTTTtataactgcatgtgaatctataattatctcaaaataagtttaattttaaaaataattcatttatctttttaaatatgtaatagaTGCCCATGGCACAAAATTTAGAAGTCTATATTTACGTTTACATAGTGAGTAGGCATCATAATGTACAGATACGTGCTTTATGTTAAAtatgacttttcttctttctcctcttctttgaaAATAGAGGGAGTTCGTAATATTTCTAATCAGCTTTCCATAACAACCAAGATAGACCGGGAACACCCAGACATGAGAAACTATGCTAAGCGGAAAGGTTGGTGGGATGGTAAAAAGGAGTTTGATTTTGCTGCAGCATATTCCTATCTTGACACAGCCAAGATGATGACTTCATCAGGCAGATACTGTGAAGGCTACAAGCTTCTAAAGAAGCAGAAAGGTAATTTTATCATATAAATAATATTAGGATGACAAACTATATTTTGTGTAGATGTAATATGGGAATGACAAAATCTATTTTGGAGAATTATAATTAGTAAAAAGATTGttctattaaaatgaaaactatttatttatCATAAAGCTATTTTTTGAGATAAGTATTATACGATTGTGAAAGGGTCATGATTCTTTTGAAGGTAAAGTTCAGATTTTCCATGCTCAGATGCATTTTTTCAGTTCTTATTAATATTCTTAAAACAAAATTGAGATTACTTTTCTTCTGAGAATTCACTGCAACCTGGAGACAGGCTTCTTTGactattgctgctgctgctgttatttatttttgggtaGTACTCTTATcgattattttcttatatatagaATTTCTGGCCAGAAGACAAACTGAGCAGATATACAAATTCCCTCTTTCCACTCCAAAACTTGAGAAATGTTggataaaacatttaaacattaaaGACATATATAGCTAAGTTCAAATACAAGAAGAGAAAATCACCAGGTACCAAAAATGAAGAGAGGGCCCACACAATCCTCCTCATCTCCGTGTCAGTTGGGGGATTCTGGACCAGATATACACCTTAGACGCTAGAGTGTTAACATCCATGAGAATGTATGTGTATAATTGAAAAAGATCAACATTTGGGGAACAGGAACTGGACTCCTTATTAAGGCTACGAGTCTGAAAAATGCTAGTCCACTCCCTACCCAGAGTTTAGGATGGAATTGAGCTGCCTGCTGCTCCAGGATGTGGATCAATACAGTTTCTTGTAAGAGATTGAACTCTGAGCCATATTTATTTTGGGAGCTCACCTGGAGCTAGCTGGTGAGAAACAAACACTGGTTTATAACCAGTAAACCAGACAAGATCCCAGCATACCTGTATTTCTATACCCATTATATGAATATTTGAtatgacaaatatttatattttactcaaATTTCCTATCCAAATGGGAAATCTGCT from the Macaca nemestrina isolate mMacNem1 chromosome 11, mMacNem.hap1, whole genome shotgun sequence genome contains:
- the LOC105483210 gene encoding secernin-3 isoform X1; translated protein: MEPFSCDTFVALPPATVDNRIIFGKNSDRLCDEVQEVVYFPAAVHNNLGEHLKCTYIEIDQVPETYAVVLSRPAWLWGAEMGANEHGVCIGNEAVWGREEVCDEEALLGMDLVRLGLERADTAEKALNVIVDLLEKYGQGGNCTEGRMVFSYHNSFLIADRNEAWILETAGKYWAAEKVQEGVRNISNQLSITTKIDREHPDMRNYAKRKGWWDGKKEFDFAAAYSYLDTAKMMTSSGRYCEGYKLLKKQKGNITFETMMEILRDKPSGINMEGEFLTTASMVSILPQDSSLPCIHFFTGTPDPERSVFKPFIFVPHISQLLDTSSPTFELEDLVKKKSHVKPDRRHPLYQKHQQALEVVHNNEEKAKIMLDNMRKLEKELFREMESILQNKHLDVEKIVNLFPQCTKDEIQIYQSNVSS
- the LOC105483210 gene encoding secernin-3 isoform X2 — protein: MEPFSCDTFVALPPATVDNRIIFGKNSDRLCDEVQEVVYFPAAVHNNLGEHLKCTYIEIDQVPETYAVVLSRPAWLWGAEMGANEHGVCIGNEAVWGREEVCDEEALLGMDLVRLGLERADTAEKALNVIVDLLEKYGQGGNCTEGRMVFSYHNSFLIADRNEAWILETAGKYWAAEKVQEGVRNISNQLSITTKIDREHPDMRNYAKRKGWWDGKKEFDFAAAYSYLDTAKMMTSSGRYCEGYKLLKKQKGNITFETMMEILRDKPSGINMEGEFLTTASMVSILPQDSSLPCIHFFTGTPDPERVETRFHLVAQAGLQLLASRDPPALVSQSVGITGMSHCIQSSYILDLFLSLSYLCHIFHNYWIPVHQHLNLKI
- the LOC105483210 gene encoding secernin-3 isoform X3; its protein translation is MTSKCDCTYIEIDQVPETYAVVLSRPAWLWGAEMGANEHGVCIGNEAVWGREEVCDEEALLGMDLVRLGLERADTAEKALNVIVDLLEKYGQGGNCTEGRMVFSYHNSFLIADRNEAWILETAGKYWAAEKVQEGVRNISNQLSITTKIDREHPDMRNYAKRKGWWDGKKEFDFAAAYSYLDTAKMMTSSGRYCEGYKLLKKQKGNITFETMMEILRDKPSGINMEGEFLTTASMVSILPQDSSLPCIHFFTGTPDPERSVFKPFIFVPHISQLLDTSSPTFELEDLVKKKSHVKPDRRHPLYQKHQQALEVVHNNEEKAKIMLDNMRKLEKELFREMESILQNKHLDVEKIVNLFPQCTKDEIQIYQSNVSS